The genomic region ATCCTATATGCTTTTTAGGTAATAGCATTTTAGATAATTCCATTGAATAATTTATTATTTCATCTAGCTCCCGCATCCTTAATAGTAAAGTTACTGGTAGAAAGCTATATTTTAACCTCATAATTCTAGACTTTATCTCATCAATAATTGATAATGCTCTATTTTTATTAATGTGGTGTGGAAGTTGCCCGGAAGTAATAATTTTTCTAAGTCTATTAATTGCATCCTCTGCAATGATGAATCTATAATCATTTGCAGTATCCATAACCAGCCGATCTCCTCTATGTTTATCTATGAAAACTATGTTTTAACTGGTTAATAACTCGACCACTATTCTCCACAAATATTTGAATAATTTATACCAATCATTTAGAACATATAGAATCTTTTCTTTTTGTACTATTATATACGTGGTTAAAGGCGCTAGAAATGAGTATACGAATGGAGCTAATTGTACACTATAAAAACTATATTGCGTTCGTCCTCCAATAATCCATAATAGTATATAGCCAGATAGGATTCCCAGCAAAAATAACCATGAATAAGATGTCTTCCTATCAATTCTATAAGCAGGAATAAATAGGATGCTAAAAGCCAACGCTAACGCCCATAAAGGCCAGTATCCAAGTGCTACTAGTTTGTCGTTGCTAGAAATATAGTATAGGACAAACCCGTTGGCCCCTAAAAACCAGTCCCAAGGCGCCGAACTAGCGGGACAAGCAGCTCCTGCACATTTAACGCTAGTATGCCATTTGATAGCTCCAAAAATGGATTGGTTAAGCCACGATTCGAAGCCTATAATGTTTATTATAGGTATTGATATCAATGCTTGAATCGCTAGAAATGATCCGAAGGTTACTAGGAAGAATAGAGTAGTGTAATAGATGAAGTTAATAAAACTATTATCTTTTTTCAATTCTCTCCGAATATAAAGTAAATACACAGGTATTAATACAAATAATGTATTAAATTTAGCTGTAGAGCCTATTATTGCTAATAAAATTGAAAACATGTATTTACGAGTGATAGCTAGATAAAAAGTGATCACAGAAAACAACGCTACAAATACATCTAATAAAGCAATACTCGATAAATACCTCATAATAGGATCTACGGAGACGAGAAGAGATGCTATGAGACCTAACCAAGGATTATTAGTTAGTTTACGAATAGAAAGAAACACAAAGAATACAATAAGGGCACCTGCAATAATATTGGGAACCCGCCAGTAAAGGGGATAATCTCCTAGGTATAAAATAGATAATGCTATCAAATACTTAACAAGTGGGGGGTGCTCAAGGTTTAAATACTCATTTATACCATCTGCATCTGGTATTCTCCAACCATAAACTATATCGCTAATACTATAATACTCAGATATGTTTTGTATGAAAGCATTAATGTTGTTTAAATTATTGGATTCAACATAGAATGCTTTTATTTTATGATAATTTTCGTCTACAACCGAGACATTATATTTTATAGCAATTTTTCTAATCCATGCAATCTCTATGTTTCCATTATAAATAATGCTGGCACCATATTTTCCTCCAGGTAAACTAGGTATTATTCCTAGAGTTTTCCTTAGAATGTTGCGAGCACTGGGAACATACCAAACTTCATCTGATACATATCCCTTACCATGCCTCTCTATTTCCATCTGTGTCAATTTTAAGGCTAGTGAATAATATTGAAAAGCCGCAAATAAGACTATTATCAGGAGAAAAACATATATTGCCATATTGTATTTGTCGGTCAACGCATCATCTACCCCCCACAAAAACTATATTGTTCAAACAATGAATTATTAGCAACCGTTATTGATTAATATTCTCCGCAAATTAATTATTATTAGTTTAATTGATGATTCAATACATTTACTGCGTGAGTAAGCAATGATTAAAATACTATTCAGGAGAAGATTCTATGATGTATTATTAGTAATTACTATTTCTGCTTTATTTTTAATCTCATTCATAGTTCATATGCCGGTTGAATCGCAGAAGATATTATTTGGTAAAACAATAGTTGAAACCCCTGTTTATAGTGATTTCGTAGCTAACTATAGATCGATCTTTATGAATAATAATGCTTGTAAAAATGTTCTGGCTAATAAAGCTGTTTCAACGATGTGGTTCGATAATAATGTATTTAAAAAATATTGTCATGGATCAATGTTTTATCCTATACCATATATTCATTACTACATAGATTTACCTCCGTTAACAGGTGTTGTTTGGTTTATTTCTACATATACTGCATACATTACTGGTTCACACACTAGAGGTAATCCTCTATTTTCTATAGAGGGATTAACTACTGCATATGTTACACATAGCATTATCATGTTCGTTTCACTAATGGTTTTCCTATATTTTTATAGGAAAACACTATTTAGAAGAGGAATCACAGGCTATAAGAATTATCTATTATTAATAACATCGTCGCTCATCGTCTATGGAGTGTATGGATGGGAATTGTTTGCTTTGGTATTCTTATTTGTTTTTCTCTATGAAGCAATAGTTTCAAAAGATTCTATTATTCCATATGTTTTTCTAGGATTGTTTTCTTCTGCTTATTATTTAGGTCTTGTCCTTGTAATTTATTATCTATACAAGTTCTTCCTTAACAAAGGAGTTATGAGTAACAAGTTTTTAACTGGTTTGGGAATAGGTTTATTGCCCTATCTCGCATTATTGTTATTATCTCCTCAAAGCATGGCTACTTGGTATAATAATTTATTAAATAATTTGGGATGTAATAACTGTATATACGTATTTATAAGCAATAATTTGAATGATCAGTATTTAAGAGCTATAGCATATATCGTTATTTCTGCACTATTTGTTATTTATTCAACACTACTATCTCTAGATGAGGACCCAACTATTGAAACCACTATTATATTAATGGTTACTGTTGTTTTCAACATAGTATTTTTGCCGCAAACACTTCTCATATTGCAACCATTACTAATACTCCTTGCTACGAGATTAAGAGATATAATAACATACTACAGCATAGACATATTGAATTCAGGAATAATATTATTGTGGTTTAAAGATTTTGAATTGCGAAAATACCTAGAGTTTCTAGGATTGCCTCTCAAGCAGAGCCCGACGACAATAGATTCGCCAGTACAGTGGATTGCACAGACTAGAAATATCTTATTAATATTGTTTCTCCTATCTATAACGATGAGTTATATTAATAAACACCGAGAACAACTCAGAAAATATATAGGGAGAGGAGCCGGGGTCGCCTAGCCTGGTAGGGCGCCGGCCTGCTAAGCCGGTGGGGTGGTTCCCCGCGCGGGTTCAAATCCCGCCCCCGGCGCCTTCTATGATTCTAAAAGAATAATTGTTTCTAACCAATCTAACCCGGTAGATAAAACACGATATTATATTTAGTAATTTTTAACAATCAATATTTTTATCAGCAAATATTCGGTGTGAGAATGGTTCACTATAAGAGTATACTATTAATTGCTAGTGGCGGCGGACACACAGGTTACATTGTCGGTGTTGCTGAGAAACTTCGTAGTAAAAGTAGTGAATTAACTATTGATATCGTTATTCCATGCGGTGATTTATGGAGTCAGACATTATTGGAGAAATATGCTGATAGAATATTATGTGTTCCGAAGCCTCGTTTGCCTGGAGAAAATTTTGTTCAACTACTACGTAATATTCCATCCGCCATATATTATTCGCTCAGAAGAATCAAACAATATAATATAGTTGTTGCCAGTGGAAGCAACCACTCTTTAGCACCAGCTCTTATATCAATGCTTAAAGGTAGTAAACTCTATGTTATAGAGAGCCATGATAGATTTGTTACGAAAGGAAAAACTGTTGCATTATTATCGAGTATTGGTGGAGAAACAGTTCTACACTGGGATGAGCAGAAGAAACTTTATCCAAGAGGACACGTTTTTGGACCAATTGTTAGACAGAAGAAATATGAGAGTATAGATAAAGGATACATTTTAGCAATAGGCGGTTTTGAAGGGAATAAGAAACTATATGATATACTGGTTGAGACAGAGCTGGAAAACGTTGTTCTCCAAACAGGCCGTGTCGACCCGGAAATATATAGGTCTAAGAGACCTGAATGGATAGTTTTCCGTTTCGACCCAGACCTTGATAAATGGATTGCTGGAGCCAAAGTCGTCATAGGACATAATAGTGTCACCATACTTGAAGCAGCTGTAACTTATAGGAAGCCCGTTGTTCTCTTATGGAACCCGAAGTGGAAAGCCGCCGCTACAAAGAAGGATGTAGAAATATTTGCTAGAAAAATTAATGGTGTATTTCTAGATGAGCTTTCAAGAGATAAATTACTGGATGCTATAGAGAAAGCAATTAAAAATAAACCTCCACAATATATGAACGGAGCAGATAAATTCGCTGAATATTTGATAGAAAATATAGTGTAGAAATGAGGGTTAATAAGTGATGGCCAAAAAAGAAGCTTATTGGTATTGTCCGAAATGCGGCTTCAAAGAATCTATTTGGAACAATTACTATTGGAAATGTCCTAAGTGTGGTTCACCTATCGAGATAATATATGATAAAACATTTGAACCTCGAGGAAACGGATTACATAGATATAGTTCATTATTTCCTTTTAAACCCGTTAAAACGGTTGGTGAGGGAGGAACACCCCTAGTTGTAGATGAGGAGAACAATGCTAAGTTATTATTTAAGCTGGAATACCTTAATCCCTCAGGGAGCTTCAAGGATCGAGGAACAGCGCTTGCTATCGGATATGGTTATCTTTTAGGATATAAATCTGTAGTGGAGGATACAAGTGGAAATACAGGTATATCTGTTACTTTATACTCTAGAGTATATGGATTAAAACCTTTGATCATAATGCCTAAAAATGCTCCTCTAGGGAAAAAGAAGCTAGTCAAATTATTGGGTGGTGAAATAATTGAGGCTAAAAATAGAGGTGAAGCTTCTAAAATTGTTTCAAACTATGTTAAGTCCTCATATTATGTAGCTCATATATGGAGCTACTTCTACATAATTGGTGCTTCAACTATTTCTTATGAAGTATATGAGGAATATGGTGTACCCGATTATATGATTGTACCAGTGGGTTCGGGTGGATTATTCCTAGGATTAATGAATGGTTTTGAGTATCTATATACTCAGGGATTAATAAGACATGTTCCGAAACCAGTTGTTGTTCAGGGATATAGTGTTCAGCCAGTATACGAGAAACTATATGGTGAAAAAATCGCTGGTGAAGAATCGGATCTAGCTGATGGTATAATGGTTCCTGAACCTCCCCGTATCAATGAGATATTAGAGTATATTGGAAAATATAATGGCAAAATAGTTCTTGTAGGAAATAGTGAAATTAAACAAGCCCTTCAAGAACTATTAGATAAAGGATTCATTGTTGAACCAACCTCAGCCACAGTATATGCTGCATATAAGAAGATGATAGATGAATTTAGAGGTAAAGAAGTATTATTACCACTAACAGGTTCAGGATTAAAAATGGTTAGCTAATACTTTTCGCCCACGGGCCACGGCCCCGTGCCTACCCCTACAGCCAATCCGCCAGAGCCCTTCCATACCAAGCCTCTGCCCCGGTGACCCATGAACGTCGACGGCCGAGGTTAGGTTGCTCCCTTCCGGGCCTAGCCAGGTTCCCCCGGCTAAGGCGGTTAACCCCCTCTCTCCAGAGGGGGCTCCGCCACCGCCGACCCCATGGGGCGGGGATCATTGGTTGGTATGGGGGTTGGCGGCGGCTTGTAGGGGTAGGCACGGTTCATCTGGCCCCGGATTTATCCGGGGCCCTACCCGTGGCCCGTGGGCAAATATATGTATTCTATAAAGGAGTTTATATATAATTAGAGCTATTGATTATCATGGGCCTGCTACTGCGAGGACAAGTATTAGTAGGCTTAAGAAATTAATCATATGCCCGATCCTGCTTCCCAACAACTCATATGCTATTCTTCCACCATCACTTATGAATAGTGGAGCAGCATTAACTAGGGCTAAGCCAACATTAACAATCATTCCCCAATACAATAATTTAGTTAATACTATGGAAAACCATGCTCCAAACAATTTTACCAACACAATATTTGGCCCTACCCATAGATATACTCCTAACAATGAAGTATTGGCGGGCTTATAAATAGTAATATTTTCCATGGCTCCACTAGGATTAATTATTGTTAACACTAAATACGTATTGTTATTTATCTCTAAATAATGCCGCAGAACATCTCTAGTAGCCGGGGTCCCATTAATAGATAAAAGTATGGAGCCCGGCTTCAAACCATACTTATCCGCTAAGCTCCCAGGCAATACCTGTTCTATAACCAGAGTTGTCGGAGATACTGCTAAAATAAATAAATACATGAACAACAAACCAAGTATAAAATTAGATGCTGGACCCGCAGCTAGTGTTGCTATTCTAGCCTTACGCGGAGATTTCGCAGCATCTTCTTCATCTATTTCCGTGAAAGCTAATGGTATAAACAACACTATTGCAAAACCCAGCGATTTAACACGTATATTATAAGATCTAGCCGTATATGCATGTGCAAACTCATGTATAATAGCAGCAATAATAATCATTAATATAAAATAGAATAAGTGATCACCAACAATATTTACACCAGGAATTAAAAGCATTGGTCGTGCAACATTACTCACCAATCCTGCCCTAGCCATTAAACCAAGAATCATGGAATAATAGAAAAATATGAGCGCTAATATGAACAATAATATCGATACATAAGAGATTTTCCTAACAATACTTGATTGTCTAATCTTTTTGCTCCTCTTATATACAAGTACTAACCCATAATATAGTTTAAATCCTCTACGCTCAAACGATTCTCTAAAATGAACATATAATATATTAAGCAATGCCCAAGAAGATATCATTACCGAGAATACCATGAGCAACACATTCAATAACCACTACACCCTCACATATCCTTAGATATAACTAGTGCATCTCTGTGTATAACCGTAATATGATATATAGCTATTAAAGAATATCTATATGGGAAAAATGCATGGTTAGAGAAAAAATATTGAGAAAACCAGAGTATAGAGAAATAGTTTATAGTGAAAAACAATGGAAAATCCTTAGAGAGTTGAGAAAAGAAGCAATTAATATTCTCGAAACACTCGCTAAAAGAGGGATCCAGGGATTAGTTCACGGCAGTATTGCTAGAGGGGATGTATGGGAAGGTAGCGACATAGATGTTTTCATACCCTACACTGTTCCCAGTTATATTATTGAATATACTCTGGAATCTGCTGGTTATAGAATATATGCTAGATACATAGTAATAGCAACTCCTTCAAGTACACCTAAAGCATACATAGTTCTAGACGAATATGAAAGAAAAAATATTAGTTTTCCATTGGCAAAGCTTAAGCCCCGCGAATACGAATTCTATAAGTTTGGCGGAATACTTGACCTTAAAGGATTAAAGGAAAATAGAAGAGTGCCTGGTGTTGATAAGAGACTAGTATTGATAGAGCCGACAAAGAATGGCCACAGAGAATCGCCGGTTATGGGTTATGAAAACATCGTTGCTGAAAAACTTGGAATAAGCATAGATACTGTTCTCGAAAGAGTAAGAGTTCTTAGTAGAAGAGATAAAATAGGTCGCACAGGAGTATTTGTTAAATACGAGTTAAGCCCCGAAGAAGTATTTGAAGAAGCACTAGAAAAGATTATGCGTAGAAACCCCTTAGTAAGAAGAGCTCTTAAGGATCGTTTTTAATTATTTAAAGGTTTCTTCAATGGATAACGAAGAAGAGCAACTATACCTCCTAAACCTTCAACTTCCAAACCAACATCACTATTATGGGGAACAATTATTATTTCCGCTCTCCTCTTATATGCCTCGTTTAAAATACTAGACACTCTTCTCCTAACCTCTTCATCATATATTCTCAAGAGCTCTTCTGAAACCAATAGCTTATCCACAGCATTATATTTAACAGCATACTCTACATCATCGATTCCATACGCAACCATATCTGGGTTCTTCGATAAATTTTTATGGAATTCATCCAGAATTCTCTGAGCCTTAATAATATTTGTTTCCTTAACTGCCTCGCGAACACTATCCCTTCTCAATAATTCTCTAATCCCGCTCTGACCCCCTATAGATACTGTATCCGTGATTATATTGACTGGTTTCTTCTCCTTAATTATTCTAGCAACTCTTTTCTGAAGATCTCCTGGACTAGCAATTACAACTATATCTACTTGAAACTTGTTTATGTAATCGAGTATTTTCTCCGCTATACTTGACAAATATTTTTCTAATCCTTTCTGAAATAATACGGGTTCTCTCTTACCTGGAATATTAGATGTGAATTCTTCTAATAACCGTATCCCTTGCTCTGTCAACAAAGCTATAGCTGCTTCATCATAATCGAAAGTTGCTAAAAGTACTTTTTGTTTTCTACTGGTAAATCTAGATATTATCTCTAATTCATTCTCACTCCATTTCTCTTTCCATATTATCAAGGGTTTACCGGGTTCAATGTTTAATGTGTGATAATGCCCTTTTACACCGTATCTTTCAGGTCCTTCAACAACTATACCTCTTATTCTTAATCTTTCTGTGAAAGGCTGAAACTCTAATGTTTTCACTTCAATCGTTAACGTCATAGGTATTCTTCGACTACTACTTGTTTCTCCATGTTTAATGTCTCTAGAAGTTGTAGCTGTAACCCTATCTAATGGCTTAATAATATTATATAAAGCCCATAGATCATCTTGATCTTCCGGCAATATTTTTAAATATCCCTTCCTCAAATCTTTCTCAAGTATCTTCATACTATATCATCTGATCACTTTTCTATCATTATAATTTATCTAATCTAAAAACCTACTTATATAGTGGGGTAGAGTTTTGAGTGAGAAAATAAACTTGGAATTCTACTTTCTCGATAATAGCTATGAAGTTATTGGTAATGAACCACACATAATAATATGGGGTATAACAAGGGATGGTAGAAGAGTATTATTGAGAGATCGAAGATTTCGCCCATACTTCTATGCTATCTTAAAAGACAAAGTTAACATTGAGGATTTAGCTAGAAAAATAAGAACATATTCTGATCCAAAATCCCCAATCATAGGTGTAGAACCTGTCGAAAAGAAGTATTTTGGAAGAAAAGTTAGTGCATTAAAAATAATAACGATGATACCGGAATATGTGAGAAAATACAGGGAGAAAATCAAGTCTTTGCCTGAAGTATTAGAAGTTGTTGAGGCAGATATACGTTTTAGTATTAGATACATCATCGATCACGATCTTAGGCCTTGTGGCTGGCATGTAGCAGAAGTGGTGGAAGTACCGAAAAAACCGATATACAGGGTTGATGCAGAATATGAAATAATAGGTGATATAAAGCCTTTAGAGCAAACTCTCCAACCAGATTTAAGAATTATAGCGTTTGATATAGAAGTATATAATAAGTCAGGAACACCTAGACCCCAAACAGATCCTATAATAATTATTGGTATTATGAACAATAATGGTGATATAAAACAGTTCCTAGCAAATAAATACGATGATAAAATTAGTGTTGAAGAGTTCGTGAACTATGTGAAAACATTTGATCCAGACATTATAGTCGGATATAATACTGACGGATTTGATTGGCCATACCTTATTGAACGATCAAAATATATCGGTGTAAAACTAGATGTAACTAGAAGAGTAGGCGCAACACCTAGAACAAGCACTTACGGACACATCTCTGTGCCTGGAAGACTAAATACAGACCTATATCATTTCGCCGAGGAAATACCGGAAGTTAAAGTTAAATCTCTCGAGAATGTCGCGGAATACTTGGGAGTTATGAAGAAATCTGAGAGGGTAATTATTGAATACATAGATATCCCCAAGTACTGGGATGATGAAAAACTTAGACCAAAGCTTCTGCAATACAATATAGATGATGTTAAGTCAACATATGGTTTAGCAGAAAAATTCCTACCATTCGCTATGCAGTTATCAAACATTACAGGATTACCCCTAGATCAAGTTGGAGCTGCCAGCGTCGGTTTTAGGCTAGAATGGTATCTTATGCGTGAAGCATTCAGGTATGGAGAACTAGTACCTAACAGGGTTGAAAGAGCGGCTGAAAGTTATCGTGGCGCAGTTGTGCTTAAACCTGTTAAAGGAGTTCATGAAAACATAGCTGTGCTAGACTTTTCAAGCATGTATCCAAACATTATGATCAAATACAATGTTGGTCCAGACACTATTGTTCGCAACGAGAAATGTAATCCAGATAAACATAATATAGCGCCGGAAGTAGGACATTGCTTCAGAAAAGAACCTCCTGGATTCTTTAAGAGAGTTCTTGAAACACTTCTAAGATTAAGAAAACAGATCAAGTCTGAAATGAAAAAATATCCTCCCACAAGCTATGAGTATAGATTACTCGATGAAAGACAGAAAGCAGTAAAAGTACTAGCTAATGCAACATATGGTTATATGGGATGGATTCATGCTAGATGGTATTGCCGAGAATGCGCAGAAGCTGTTACAGCATGGGGTAGACAAACAATAAAGTCAGCAATAGAACTTGCTAGAAAACTAGGTTTAAAAGTAATATACGGAGATACAGACTCCCTATTTGTAACATACGATAAAGATAAAGTTGAAAAACTCATAGAGCTTATTCAAACAAAGCTTGGATTCGAAATCAAAATTGACAAGATCTATAAAAGAGTCTTCTTTACAGAAGCAAAGAAAAGATATGCAGGGCTTCTAGAGGATGGCAGAATAGATATAGTTGGCTTCGAAGCCGTTAGGGGTGATTGGGCGGAAATAGCCAAAGAGGTCCAGGAAAAAGTAACAGAGATCCTTTTGAAGGAGAACAGTATTGATAAAGCTATAGAGTACGTGAGACAAGTAATTGCTGATCTAAAAGCTGGAAAGATACCATTGGATAAATTAATAATATGGAAAACATTATCGAAGAGAATAGAAGAATACAGTGTGGATGCACCACACGTTGTGGCCGCGAAAAAACTCATTAAAGCAGGTATTAAGGTCAGTACAAATGATAAGATAGGATATGTAATCCTTAAAGGCGGAGGCAAAATATCTAGTAGGGCAGAACCATATATCTTCGTAAAGGATCCTAAGCTTATAGATACAGAATACTATGTCGATCACCAAATAGTTCCTGCAGCTCTTAGAATATTAAATTATTTCGGAGTTACAGAAACGCAGCTGAAGAGAGCAGCTGCTTCTGCTGGTCAAAAAAGCTTGTTTGATTTCTTTGGTGGTAAAAAATAGGTTTTATTTTACATAATATCATTAAAGGTTAGAATCAGTATTTCTGGTGGTTTATAATTTATCCTACCTATTTTTGCCGCTATAATCATCTTTACTTTTTTCTCAGATGCCTTATCTATTAATCTCTGCGTTATAATACCATCCATTACTATTGCTTGTACATTGTTTTCATCTAGCTCATCCAGTGTATTTACCAGGTCTCTAACAGGTAATCTCTTTACAGAATTCCATTCGTTATCATAAAGAATCGCTTCTAACGTTCCATATAGGCTCTTAATATCCTCTCTTATCCTTAAAGGTATAGATACTGCTTCAACAACTTCTTCTACAGTCTTAGGGGGTTTAGGAACTGGTTTTTCAACTGGCTTTTTCTCTTCTACTTTGACTTGAGGCTTTATTTGTTCTGCTACTTCTCTCGCCAGCCTTTCCTGAACCTGTAACAGGTATTGTGCTTCTTTATTTCCTTGCTTGGCAAGTTTTTCTAGGTACTCCCTGGTTGGTACTGCTTTGCTTAGTGCTTCTCTTATTTCCTTACCTGTTAGTTCTTCTACTTCTCTACCTTCAGGAGCTCTAGCTATAAAGTCTACCTTTATTGTCCTTAATAGTTCCTTTAGGATCAGGTCTCCTCCATGGTCCCCATCTAGGAACACTATTACTTTTTTCTTCTTTGCAAGGTTCTTTATTGTATTAGGTACTTTTCTAGCACCACCTAACGCTATAACGTTTGTGAACCCGTATCTTAGCAGATTG from Staphylothermus marinus F1 harbors:
- a CDS encoding site-2 protease family protein, whose product is MLLMVFSVMISSWALLNILYVHFRESFERRGFKLYYGLVLVYKRSKKIRQSSIVRKISYVSILLFILALIFFYYSMILGLMARAGLVSNVARPMLLIPGVNIVGDHLFYFILMIIIAAIIHEFAHAYTARSYNIRVKSLGFAIVLFIPLAFTEIDEEDAAKSPRKARIATLAAGPASNFILGLLFMYLFILAVSPTTLVIEQVLPGSLADKYGLKPGSILLSINGTPATRDVLRHYLEINNNTYLVLTIINPSGAMENITIYKPANTSLLGVYLWVGPNIVLVKLFGAWFSIVLTKLLYWGMIVNVGLALVNAAPLFISDGGRIAYELLGSRIGHMINFLSLLILVLAVAGP
- a CDS encoding nucleotidyltransferase domain-containing protein, whose product is MVREKILRKPEYREIVYSEKQWKILRELRKEAINILETLAKRGIQGLVHGSIARGDVWEGSDIDVFIPYTVPSYIIEYTLESAGYRIYARYIVIATPSSTPKAYIVLDEYERKNISFPLAKLKPREYEFYKFGGILDLKGLKENRRVPGVDKRLVLIEPTKNGHRESPVMGYENIVAEKLGISIDTVLERVRVLSRRDKIGRTGVFVKYELSPEEVFEEALEKIMRRNPLVRRALKDRF
- a CDS encoding pyridoxal-phosphate dependent enzyme codes for the protein MAKKEAYWYCPKCGFKESIWNNYYWKCPKCGSPIEIIYDKTFEPRGNGLHRYSSLFPFKPVKTVGEGGTPLVVDEENNAKLLFKLEYLNPSGSFKDRGTALAIGYGYLLGYKSVVEDTSGNTGISVTLYSRVYGLKPLIIMPKNAPLGKKKLVKLLGGEIIEAKNRGEASKIVSNYVKSSYYVAHIWSYFYIIGASTISYEVYEEYGVPDYMIVPVGSGGLFLGLMNGFEYLYTQGLIRHVPKPVVVQGYSVQPVYEKLYGEKIAGEESDLADGIMVPEPPRINEILEYIGKYNGKIVLVGNSEIKQALQELLDKGFIVEPTSATVYAAYKKMIDEFRGKEVLLPLTGSGLKMVS
- a CDS encoding glycosyltransferase family 39 protein, whose amino-acid sequence is MTDKYNMAIYVFLLIIVLFAAFQYYSLALKLTQMEIERHGKGYVSDEVWYVPSARNILRKTLGIIPSLPGGKYGASIIYNGNIEIAWIRKIAIKYNVSVVDENYHKIKAFYVESNNLNNINAFIQNISEYYSISDIVYGWRIPDADGINEYLNLEHPPLVKYLIALSILYLGDYPLYWRVPNIIAGALIVFFVFLSIRKLTNNPWLGLIASLLVSVDPIMRYLSSIALLDVFVALFSVITFYLAITRKYMFSILLAIIGSTAKFNTLFVLIPVYLLYIRRELKKDNSFINFIYYTTLFFLVTFGSFLAIQALISIPIINIIGFESWLNQSIFGAIKWHTSVKCAGAACPASSAPWDWFLGANGFVLYYISSNDKLVALGYWPLWALALAFSILFIPAYRIDRKTSYSWLFLLGILSGYILLWIIGGRTQYSFYSVQLAPFVYSFLAPLTTYIIVQKEKILYVLNDWYKLFKYLWRIVVELLTS
- a CDS encoding UDP-N-acetylglucosamine--N-acetylmuramyl-(pentapeptide) pyrophosphoryl-undecaprenol N-acetylglucosamine transferase, with protein sequence MVHYKSILLIASGGGHTGYIVGVAEKLRSKSSELTIDIVIPCGDLWSQTLLEKYADRILCVPKPRLPGENFVQLLRNIPSAIYYSLRRIKQYNIVVASGSNHSLAPALISMLKGSKLYVIESHDRFVTKGKTVALLSSIGGETVLHWDEQKKLYPRGHVFGPIVRQKKYESIDKGYILAIGGFEGNKKLYDILVETELENVVLQTGRVDPEIYRSKRPEWIVFRFDPDLDKWIAGAKVVIGHNSVTILEAAVTYRKPVVLLWNPKWKAAATKKDVEIFARKINGVFLDELSRDKLLDAIEKAIKNKPPQYMNGADKFAEYLIENIV
- a CDS encoding DNA-directed DNA polymerase; protein product: MSEKINLEFYFLDNSYEVIGNEPHIIIWGITRDGRRVLLRDRRFRPYFYAILKDKVNIEDLARKIRTYSDPKSPIIGVEPVEKKYFGRKVSALKIITMIPEYVRKYREKIKSLPEVLEVVEADIRFSIRYIIDHDLRPCGWHVAEVVEVPKKPIYRVDAEYEIIGDIKPLEQTLQPDLRIIAFDIEVYNKSGTPRPQTDPIIIIGIMNNNGDIKQFLANKYDDKISVEEFVNYVKTFDPDIIVGYNTDGFDWPYLIERSKYIGVKLDVTRRVGATPRTSTYGHISVPGRLNTDLYHFAEEIPEVKVKSLENVAEYLGVMKKSERVIIEYIDIPKYWDDEKLRPKLLQYNIDDVKSTYGLAEKFLPFAMQLSNITGLPLDQVGAASVGFRLEWYLMREAFRYGELVPNRVERAAESYRGAVVLKPVKGVHENIAVLDFSSMYPNIMIKYNVGPDTIVRNEKCNPDKHNIAPEVGHCFRKEPPGFFKRVLETLLRLRKQIKSEMKKYPPTSYEYRLLDERQKAVKVLANATYGYMGWIHARWYCRECAEAVTAWGRQTIKSAIELARKLGLKVIYGDTDSLFVTYDKDKVEKLIELIQTKLGFEIKIDKIYKRVFFTEAKKRYAGLLEDGRIDIVGFEAVRGDWAEIAKEVQEKVTEILLKENSIDKAIEYVRQVIADLKAGKIPLDKLIIWKTLSKRIEEYSVDAPHVVAAKKLIKAGIKVSTNDKIGYVILKGGGKISSRAEPYIFVKDPKLIDTEYYVDHQIVPAALRILNYFGVTETQLKRAAASAGQKSLFDFFGGKK
- the dnaG gene encoding DNA primase DnaG, with protein sequence MAKYLINARVEVDGVVEKHDIIGAIFGQTEGLFGEQFDLRTLQDKNRIGRIQVMTKIHNGKTIGELIIPSNLDRLETALVAAMIESVDRVGPYSARIEVVDIIDVRLEKIKKIIDRAIEILHEWSKEKAPDIKEILKEMQEALKVPEPQKYGPEQLPAGPGVDESDTIIIVEGRADVINLLRYGFTNVIALGGARKVPNTIKNLAKKKKVIVFLDGDHGGDLILKELLRTIKVDFIARAPEGREVEELTGKEIREALSKAVPTREYLEKLAKQGNKEAQYLLQVQERLAREVAEQIKPQVKVEEKKPVEKPVPKPPKTVEEVVEAVSIPLRIREDIKSLYGTLEAILYDNEWNSVKRLPVRDLVNTLDELDENNVQAIVMDGIITQRLIDKASEKKVKMIIAAKIGRINYKPPEILILTFNDIM
- a CDS encoding mRNA surveillance protein pelota, with product MKILEKDLRKGYLKILPEDQDDLWALYNIIKPLDRVTATTSRDIKHGETSSSRRIPMTLTIEVKTLEFQPFTERLRIRGIVVEGPERYGVKGHYHTLNIEPGKPLIIWKEKWSENELEIISRFTSRKQKVLLATFDYDEAAIALLTEQGIRLLEEFTSNIPGKREPVLFQKGLEKYLSSIAEKILDYINKFQVDIVVIASPGDLQKRVARIIKEKKPVNIITDTVSIGGQSGIRELLRRDSVREAVKETNIIKAQRILDEFHKNLSKNPDMVAYGIDDVEYAVKYNAVDKLLVSEELLRIYDEEVRRRVSSILNEAYKRRAEIIIVPHNSDVGLEVEGLGGIVALLRYPLKKPLNN